AATATATTGTTATTACATATAGCATCTATCGTATAATATATAGATAATTATGACATATTACATGTTATAGTTATAGGAACAATTCTAATGAAATAGAAGAAGATCGTTATTACTTGTCTTTAAATGGAGTTCAATGTATTTGTTATACTGTGCTGAGTAATGCTTAGATTAAGTATAATGCATATAAATATTGTTAGAGTAAGGCATAGAAGGTTACAACTTATGTATAATACACAAAATTTATCTTTAAGAACTTTTTTTTCTCCTCAAATATTACCTGTTAAGTCAAAATTTTCTCAAGTTTCTGCAATTCAAAAAACTGTTATTCTTACAGGTTGGCTTGAAGAGCATAAGGCACAGAATGTGCTAGCCTTTGATGTAGTAAATAAAAATTTATGTATGGATATTGTAGTGATTTTAACAGCTACGTCTTCTCGTCATGCAAAAGGACTTGCAGATGGAATCCTTGAGGAGTGTACAAAACAAAATTTTGAATATCTTCGAATGGAAGGGTATCAATATGGTCAATGGATTTTAGTAGATCTTAATGATATAGTTATAAATATTTTCCAGGCAGGGATACGTGAGTTATATGCTCTTGAAACTCTTTGGAAAGGGTGTCCTTTATTAAATGGACAATTAGCCACTAATACTCTTTAATCAAGGATGTATTTATGAATGTAGTGCCAATACTATTACTAATTCTTGATGGTTATGGTCTTGCACCTGATAGTACTGGTAATGCAGCTAAATTAGCGTTTACACCAAACATTGATAGAATGTT
The sequence above is drawn from the Lawsonia intracellularis PHE/MN1-00 genome and encodes:
- the rsfS gene encoding ribosome silencing factor, with amino-acid sequence MYNTQNLSLRTFFSPQILPVKSKFSQVSAIQKTVILTGWLEEHKAQNVLAFDVVNKNLCMDIVVILTATSSRHAKGLADGILEECTKQNFEYLRMEGYQYGQWILVDLNDIVINIFQAGIRELYALETLWKGCPLLNGQLATNTL